AGAGATGGTGAAGAGACCATTGGTTTCGGTCTCCTCGGTAACCACCAGCTTGGTGTTCTGCTCTTCGGCCTGCATCTTCTCCTTGGCCATGTCCAGGTTCAGGTCGGCGCCGTAGACTTCCACAGCCAGACGTGCCGATTCCTCCGCATCCGCCACGGCGTCCTTCCAGCCGCGCAGTGTGGCACGCAGGAAATCCTTGAGCTCTTCGCGGCGGTCCGCGATGCTCTCATCCGTGGTGACAAAGCTCTCCGCAACAAAGGGCAGTCCGTTGTCCGCGAAGGGCAGCACTGCCGTCGCGTGGCCGGCCAGTTCCAGGGTCAGCACCTCGTTGGTCAGGTAACCGAAGAAGCCGTCCACATCGCCGTTGACGAGAGGCTGGGGATCATATTGGACCGGCACCTTCTCGACCGTCCCGGCATCGATGCCGTTGACTTCCAGCAGAGCGTCGAACAGGGTCTCGTTGACCCCGGCCTGCACACCTATCCGCTGGCCTAACAGGTCTTCCGGGGCGGTTATCGGGTTGCCGTCCAAAGAAATGATGACAAACGGATTCTTCTGGTACGTGGTGCCGATGATTTTCAGCGGCGCGTCTTCCTCCATAATGACCGGTGCAACACCCATGGGGCTCGAGGTGCCCACCAGGGCCCCGCCGGAAAGGAGCATGGTTTCCGTGGACGTGCCGCCCGGTCCGCCGGCAATCAGGTTCAGCTCGCTGAAGCCCTCCTCGGCGTAGTAACCGTTCGCGTCGGCGAAGTATTCTCCGGCGAACTCCGCGTTCTTGATCCAGGACAGGTTCATGTCCAGGGTGCCGTAGTCGCCGGCATCTGTGCCGGCCTCCGCCTCGGACCCCGTGCAGGCGGTGACCATAAGCAGGCTGGATGCGGCCAGAGCGGCAAGGGCTGGCGTGAAACGTCGTGTTGGCCGGGAGGTAAGGCTCATCGGTATCAGGCTTTCCGTAGGCGAATAAGTCCTGAGCCTAGGAACGCATTGTTACCACCGGCGTACTTTCCTCGTTACGTTGCGGTAAACGGGCAGGCCGGCGCTTGCGCCCCGCCCGTCCGTGCCCGTTGAATCCGCGGCCAGGCACAAAAAAGTCCGGACGGGGCCCTGCGCCCCGTCCGGACTTTGATCCTGCTGTGCGGTTACTCGCTGATGTACTTCTACTTGCTGATGTACTTCGCGTGCGCCTCGTGCGCCCGGGCTACCTCTGCCCGGATCTCCTCGATGTCCTTGACCTTGTTCCGGTACTTGAGGTCCATCCCGGCGATCTGCCGTTCTTCCTCGCAGAGCGCGGTGTAGATACGTTCCCGTTCGCCTTCATCCGTCGTGTAGGTCAGGTCCAGGTAGGCGTTGGCGTGGCGGCGGGCATTGTTCACGGCCGTTTGGGCCTTGCCGGCCGGGCTGACCAGCGACGCGATGATCGTGACCGTCAGGACCCCGATGATCACACCGAGGGACAGTCCCGTGCCGATCTCGATGACCTCCACATGCTCACCGTTGTTGATGAACCACAGCGTGTTTTCGTGCAGTGCATGCAGCACCAGCTTCACGCCGATGAAGGCGAGAATGGCGGCCAGACCGTAGGAAAGGTAGATCAGGCGGTCCAGCAGCCCGTCGATGAGGAAGTAGAGCTGGCGCAGGCCCATCAGGGAGAACGCGGTGGCGGTGAAGACAATGAACGTGCTCTGGGTCAGGCCGAAGATGGCCGGAATGGAGTCCAGGGCGAAGAGAATATCGGTTCCGCCGATGGCCACCATGACCAGCAGCATGGGGGTGAGGACCTTCTTGCCGTTCTCCACCGTGACGAGCTTGTCGCCGTCGTAATGGTCGGTGGTGGGCAGCACACGTTTGGCGATGCGGATGATGAAGTTGTTTGCCTCATCCTTTTCGCTGTTCTCGGGCTTGAGCAGATTGCCGGCCGTGATCAGCAGGATCAGGCCGAACAGGTAGAAGATCCACGAGAAGGAGTTGATCAGCGCCGCGCCCAGGAAGATGAACCCGGTCCGCGCGATCAGGGCGAAGACGATGCCGAAGAGCAGCACCTTCTGCTGGTCTTCGCGGGGCACCCGGAAGCTGGCCATGATGATGAGGAAGACAAAGAGGTTGTCCACTGAGAGAGCCTTCTCAGTGATGTATCCGGCGAAATACTCACTGCCGGCGGTGGCTCCGCCGAAGACCAGGACCAGGACGCCGAAGACGAGCGCCAGACCCACGTAGATGGAAGACCAGACAGCGGCTTCCTTGAGCGTGGGAATATGCGCCTTGCGGATGTGGAAGAAATAATCGAAGGCCAGCAGGCCCAGAATGACGGCAATCGTCACTCCCCAGATCAAGGGGGAAACAGTCATGGAAGTCCGCTTTCGTAGGGTCGTCAGAGAACCATAGGTCTCTCCGGCAACCCTGAACAGGTGCCCGCTGCATCCGGCGGGGGCATCGGTGCCCAGCGTGTTGACGGATAACGGCGAGGTGGATACTCCCCTACGAAGGGATCAGTCTAACGGGTTTGGAAGCGTTACTGCCACTCATTGTTCGCGGGGATCTCCAGAAGCGGCAGGTCAGCCGGGGTGTCAACGTCCAAACCGTCAGAAAGATCAGAGCAGTTGACGACGTCGATCAGTGAGGGATTGGCGTGCAGGTACGCTCTGGCGCCGGCGTCTCCAGCCGCCGTCTTCGCCGCAGCGGCGGCCAGGACCGGGTCAAAGACCAGCGGATGGCCGCGGCGAAGATCGGCTGACCCGGGCTGCCGGTAGCCGGCGGCGGTGATACGGCCGGGTTGATGGCGTGCAATCAACCGGCCGACGACGGCGGCGCTCACCCCGGGCTGGTCGCCGAGTGCCACCAGCAGCGCTTGTGCGCCGGGGTGGTCCGCCAGCGCGGCGTTGACGCCTCGGCTAAAGGAGGATCCCAGTCCGGTTTCCCAGGACGGGTTGGTAACTATTCCGGCCCGGTCCAGCCGCGCATGGGCCAGCACCCGGTCGGCTTGGGCCCCAAGGACCACGGTAATGTCAGTGCAGCCGCCGCTGCGAAGCTGCGTGAGGATGTGTTCAATCAGCGGTCTGCCCCGGAAGGACAGCAGTGCTTTGGTGCCCAGACCCAAACGGGTGCCCGCCCCGGCAGCCAGCACAAGGCCAACCACCGGGACGGGCACGATGTCAGCCTTCGCAGTCAGAGCAGTACTTCATGCCGTTCTTTTCCAGGGCCACCTGGGAGCGGTGGCGGACCAGGAAGCAGGAGGCGCAGGTGAATTCGTCGTCCTGCGCCGGAACCACGCGGACCAGCAGTTCCTCGCCGGAGAGGTCAGCGCCGGGGAGTTCAAAACTCTCCGCGGCCTCCGTTTCATCAACGTCTACGGCGGTGGCGGACGGGGTCACACTGCGCTGGGCCTGCAGTTCTTCAAGGGACGCGGTGGATGCTCCGTCGTCCTCGGTCTTGCGCGGTGCGTCGTAATCTGTCGCCATCTTCCTTGGCTCACACTCCTATTTTCAGCTCATTGTCGGATCCGGCCTTGATCGTAACGGATGGACGGCAACTCCCCTGCCTCCAAGGGCAACAATCCGGACATATTCGCCGCAGGCCGAATCAGGTGCAGCCCGCCGTACGCCCAGGGCAGGTCCGGCACCCTGCCGCGCCGGCCCCGGGCATGCCAAAGGGGCGCCCCGTTTCCGGAACGCCCCTTCGAATTATCCGTGTAGTTTGGCTACGGCTTCTTGGGCTCGGGCTGCACTTCGGCCGGAGCCATGGTGTGGTTACCACCCGTGGTGAAGGATCCGTTGGAAGCGGAGCCGGTTCCGCTCGCTTCAGCGGGCTTGGAAGCGGACGAGCCTGCCGATGAGGCGGGCTTACCGGAATCCGATGAATGCGAGACCTTGTCCTTGGCAGTGGAAGTAACCTCGGACACCTTCTCCTGCAGTCCGGGTGCCTTTTCCTTTGCCCACTCCGTGCCGTGGGAAACAGTTTCCTGGACCTTGGGGTCCTTCCAAAGTTCCATCAGCTTTTCGCGGCCGGCCTTGGAACCGAGCAGGTAGCCAACGCCTGCGCCGGCCAGAAATACGAACTTCTTAACCATGGTGCTCCTCATTCCTGCCCCCGTGAGGGGCATTGCGAATACCGTCTGGGTGTTCATACGCACACTACCGCCGGAAGCGGAAGAATCAACAGCAACCTTACTATGTCCGGACCGGTTCCGCGTACCGGTGTGCCTAGCTGCCCATCAGGCGGGACCGGATGAGGAACCGCTTGCCCTCCGGAGCTTCGACAGAGAAGCCGCTCCCCCGGCCCGGGACCACGTCGACCGTAAGGTGAGTGTGCTTCCAGTACTCGAACTGCTCCAGGGACATCCAGAAGTCCAGTTGTTCCCCGGGCGCCACTTCAAAGGTCCCCAGCAACACATCCGCTTCAGAGGTGATGAAGTCCCCGGCCGGATAGCACATCGGTGATGAGCCGTCGCAGCAGCCGCCCGATTGATGGAACATCAGCGGGCCGTGCTGTTCCCGCAGCTGCAGCAGGAGCTCCTGCGCAGCAGGCGTCAACGCCACCCGGGAAAAGTTCTCCCCGGGCAGCGTGACGGCGGCCTCCAGCGCCTCTGCAGACACGATGGCGGCGCGGTTGGAGCCTGCTTCCTGGTTTGCAGCCATCAGTACTGGACAACCACCCGTCCGTCGACTTTGCCCTGCTCCAGCTCCTCCATCACGGCGTTGATCTCCTCGAGGTTCCGGGTGCTCACCTTCGGATGGATGAGGCCGCGGTCGTAGAAGTCGATCGCCTCGGCAAGGTCCTGCCGGGTGCCCACAATCGAGCCGCGGATGGTGAGTCCCTTGAGCACAATGTCAAAGATGGGTGCCGGAAAATCTCCCGGCGGAAGGCCGTTGAAGACAATGGTGCCGCCGCGCCGTGCCATGCCAATGGCCTGCCCGAATGCCGAGGGATGGACCGCTGTAACCAGCACGGCATGGGCACCGCCAATCTTGGACTGGATTGCCTCGACGGGATCCTCGGTGCGTGCATTGACCACCACTTCGGCGCCGAATGACGTGGCGAGCTCCAGCTTGTCGTCAGCGATGTCCACTGCGGCAACCCGCAGCCCCATGGCTTTGGCATATTGAACCGCGATATGGCCCAGCCCTCCAACGCCGGAGATCACCACCCATTGCCCGGGCCGTGCTTCGCTGACCTTCAGCCCCTTGTAGACGGTCACTCCGGCGCACAGCACCGGGGCGATCTCCACCGGGTCCGCACCCTTGGGGATGCGGGCGGCAAATTTGGCGTCAACCAGCATGTATTGACCGAAGGATCCGTTGACTGTGTAGCCGCCGTTCTGTTGCTGCTCGCACAGCGTTTCCCACCCGGTGCGGCAGTACTCACACACGCCGCAGGCGGACCACAGCCACGCGTTGCCCACCATGTCCCCCAGGGCGACATCAGTAACGCCGTCTCCCACAGCAACAACTTCACCGACGCCCTCGTGGCCGGGGATGAAGGGCGGAGTGGGTTTCACCGGCCAGTCACCCTGGGCAGCGTGAAGGTCAGTGTGGCAGACGCCGGTGGTGACCAGCTTGACCAGCACCTGTCCCGGTCCGGGGTCCGGGACCGCCACTTCTTCCACTGACAGTTCCTGTCCAAGCTCGTTGACTACGGCTGCTTGCATGTTTGCCATTCGGTCCTCATCTCCTTGATCCGCGCGGGTGTAGTTCAGCGTAGGTTCGACCGTCCGGGGTTAGAAGAAGCCCTGCTTGTTTTCGGCGTAGCTGACCAGCAGGTTCTTGGTCTGCTGGTAGTGGTCCAGCATCATGGCGTGGTTCTCTCGTCCGATGCCGGAGGACTTGTAACCGCCAAACGCCGCGTGTGCGGGATAGGCATGGTAGTTGTTCACCCATACCCGGCCGGCCTGGATGTCCCGGCCGGCGCGGTACGCGGTGTTGCCGTTGCGGGACCATACGCCGGCTCCGAGGCCGTAGAGGGTGTCGTTGGCTATGGCCAGAGCCTCGCCGTAGTCCGAGAAGCGGGTCACCGAGACCACCGGGCCGAAGATCTCCTCCTGGAAGATGCGCATGTTGTTGGTGCCTTCAAACACGGTGGGCTTCACGTAGAAGCCGCCGGCGAGATCGCCGTCGAGCATCAGACGCTCACCGCCGGTGAGCACTTTTGCGCCTTCCTGATGCGCAATATCCATGTAGGAGAGGATCTTTTCCAACTGGTCGTTGGACGCCTGCGCACCGACCATGGTGTTGGTGTCCAGCGGATTGCCCTGGATCATCTGCGCGGTGCGCGCCAGCGCATCCGACATGAAAGAGTCGTAAATGGAGTCCTGGACCAGCGCCCGTGAGGGGCAGGTGCACACTTCACCCTGGTTCAGGGCAAACATGTTGAACCCTTCCAGTGCCTTGTCGTAGAAGGCGTCATCCTCCTGGGCGACATCCGCGAAGAAGATGTTCGGGCTCTTGCCGCCCAGCTCGAGGGTGACCGGAATGAGGTTCTGGCTCGCGTACTGCATGATCAGCCGGCCGGTGGTGGTTTCACCGGTGAAGGCGATCTTGCGGATCCGCTTTGAGGATGCCAGCGGCTTGCCGGCCTCCACGCCAAAGCCGTTGACCACATTGAGCACACCGGCGGGCAGAATGTCCGCGAGCAGTTCCATGAGGACCATGATCGAGGCCGGAGTCTGCTCGGCCGGCTTCAGGACGATGGCGTTGCCCGCGGCAAGCGCCGGAGCCAGCTTCCAGACAGCCATGAGGATGGGGAAGTTCCACGGGATGATCTGTCCCACCACACCCAGCGGTTCGTGGAAGTGGTAAGCCGTGGTGTTGTCGTCAATCTGGGAGAGCGTGCCCTCCTGCGCGCGGACGGCTCCGGCAAAATAGCGGAAGTGGTCAACGGCCAGCGGCATATCCGCGGCCAGCGTCTCACGGACGGGCTTGCCGTTGTCCCAGGTCTCGGCAACAGCCAGCAGCTCCAGGTTTTCTTCGATGCGGTCGGCGATGCGGTTCAGGATCTGTGCCCGTTCCGCCACCGAAGTCTTGCCCCACGACGGAGCGGCCTTGTGCGCCGCGTCCAGGGCCAGGTCAATGTCCTCTGACGTACCCCGGGCCACTTCGCAGAACACCTTTCCGGTGACCGGAGAAACGTTTTCAAAGTACCCGCCCTTGACCGGGGGCACCCATTCGCCGCCAATCCAGTTCTCGTATCGGGGCTTGAAGGAAAGCTTGGAGCCCTCGGTGCCGGGCTGTGCATATACAGTCATGTTGCGCTCCTGGAGTTGTGACGTCGGTGTCTTTTCCGTCGGTGGCATGAGCGTAGACCCGGCTACGTTGCATCTACGTAGCGCCAGGGATGGTGCAGCGCCTGCACCGGCATTATTGTTGCCGTGGGCAATTTTCCGGACCTGCTCCCGGACGGACCTGACAAGGACGGCACATGGCTATCGAACGCAGTACCGACGGCGGGGCACCGGGCACCAGCCGCTACATCCGTTACCGGTGGTGGGGCCTGCTGGCCATCAGCCTCGGTGTGGCCATGATTATCATGGACGCCACCATCGTGTCGGTGGCCGTGCCCTCAATCGTTGGTGATCTGGGCATCTCCAGCACCCAGATCCAGTGGGTCCAGGAAATCTACACCCTGCTGTTCGCTGCCCTGCTCCTCACCTGGGGCCGGATCGCGGACCGGGTGGGACGACGGCGGGTGATGCTGGCCGGCGTCGTCCTGTTTGTTGCCGCGAGCATACTGTGCGCCCTCGCCGAGTCCGGCGGTGTTCTGATCCTGGGGCGCGCCATCCAGGGGTTGGGCGGATCGATGATCCTGCCGACCACCCTGGCCCTGTTGAACGCCAATTTCCAGGGACGCGAACGCGGCATCGCCTTCGCCGTCTGGGGATCAACGATCGGCGGCATGGCGGCCATTGGCCCGCTGCTGGGCGGCTGGCTCACCGAGAATGCCAGCTGGCGCTGGGCTTTTGGCATCAACATCCCGGTTGGCGTGCTGATTGTGGGCGGTCTGCTGCTGTTTGTCGCGGAGTCGTCCGAACCCGTGGTCGGCGCCGCACAGCGCTTGGACCTGGGCGGAGCCGCCCTGTCCATTATCGGCTTCGGGGCACTGGTGTTCGGCCTGATCGAAGGCCGCACCTACGGCTGGTGGAATGCGTCCGAGGACGCTGCGTTCCAGGTGGGGAACCTCTCCCCTGTTCCCCTGGCCTTCCTGCTCGCTGTATTGGCCCTGACGTGTTTTGTGCTGCTGCAGCGCTCGCGGACGGCCGCGGGGAAGGGCGTGATCCTGGATCTGTCGCTTTTCCGGATCCCGTCCTTTGCCAACGGCAACGTCACCGCGCTCATTGTCAGCTTCGGTGAGTTTGGGCTGATCCTATCGCTGCCGCTGTGGTTCCAGAATGTGCTGGGCTTTACCGCTTTCCAAGCCGGCCTGGCCCTGCTGCCGCTGGCCGTGGGATCTTTCCTCGCCAGCGGAGGCGTTGCGGCGCTGGCGCGGAGGTTCAGCCCCATCCTGGTGGTCCGGATGGGACTGGGTCTGGAAATCCTGAGCATTGCCGCCCTGGCCCTGCTGATCCGGCCGGACAGCACCGCCTGGCTGACCTCGCCCATCCTGCTGGTTTACGGCATTGGCGTGGGACTGGCCACCGCCCAACTCACCTCAGTGGTCCTTGCCGAAGTTCCCATCGCCAAGAGCGGACAGGGCTCGGCTACCCAGAGCACCGCGCGGCAGACCGGATCCGCGCTGGGCATCGCCGTGCTGGGAACGGCCTTCTTCACCACCCTGCGCACCGGCACCGAGGACCGGGTGGCGGACGCCGTCGCCGGCAACCCCCAGCTGGGTGCTGTGGTGGATTCCGTCAATGCAACCTCAGGCGGCAGCATCTCCGCACTGGCAGCGGATCCGCAGACCGCTTTCATCGCGGACGCCGCTCGGGAAGCCATGACCAACGGGGCGTCCCTGGCGGGCTGGATCGCCGCTGCCGCACTGCTGATTGGCTTCCTCACCAGCCTGCGCATCAAGCCGGTTATCGGGCCGCGGGCCGGTGAGCCGGCCGGTGTGCGGGCTCCGGAAGAGGGGCCCGGCGCAAGTTCTCCGTAGCCGCCGTCCCGGGTCAGCCCAGGTCCCGCTCAATGCGCTGGAGGCCGGCCACTATCGAGGCTTTCCGCGGGGAGCGCGCAGGAAGCAGCTGCAGGGCGCGGGACCAGGCCTCGGCGTCGTCCCTGCCCTCCGGCAATGCCAGGTACGCGAGCAGCGAATCCGGACCGGCGTCCGAGAGCATCGCCTCGCGCAGCACCATGCTGACCTCGCTGCGCAGAGCGGTAATGGCCGGGGCATCCGAGCGCGGCAGGACCGGCCCCCGGTACAGTCCCAGCGCCAGCCGATAGGCGCCGTTCTCCAGGTATCCGAGCACCTGTTTGGCA
This genomic interval from Arthrobacter sunyaminii contains the following:
- a CDS encoding nucleotidyltransferase family protein, encoding MPVPVVGLVLAAGAGTRLGLGTKALLSFRGRPLIEHILTQLRSGGCTDITVVLGAQADRVLAHARLDRAGIVTNPSWETGLGSSFSRGVNAALADHPGAQALLVALGDQPGVSAAVVGRLIARHQPGRITAAGYRQPGSADLRRGHPLVFDPVLAAAAAKTAAGDAGARAYLHANPSLIDVVNCSDLSDGLDVDTPADLPLLEIPANNEWQ
- a CDS encoding DHA2 family efflux MFS transporter permease subunit, translating into MAIERSTDGGAPGTSRYIRYRWWGLLAISLGVAMIIMDATIVSVAVPSIVGDLGISSTQIQWVQEIYTLLFAALLLTWGRIADRVGRRRVMLAGVVLFVAASILCALAESGGVLILGRAIQGLGGSMILPTTLALLNANFQGRERGIAFAVWGSTIGGMAAIGPLLGGWLTENASWRWAFGINIPVGVLIVGGLLLFVAESSEPVVGAAQRLDLGGAALSIIGFGALVFGLIEGRTYGWWNASEDAAFQVGNLSPVPLAFLLAVLALTCFVLLQRSRTAAGKGVILDLSLFRIPSFANGNVTALIVSFGEFGLILSLPLWFQNVLGFTAFQAGLALLPLAVGSFLASGGVAALARRFSPILVVRMGLGLEILSIAALALLIRPDSTAWLTSPILLVYGIGVGLATAQLTSVVLAEVPIAKSGQGSATQSTARQTGSALGIAVLGTAFFTTLRTGTEDRVADAVAGNPQLGAVVDSVNATSGGSISALAADPQTAFIADAAREAMTNGASLAGWIAAAALLIGFLTSLRIKPVIGPRAGEPAGVRAPEEGPGASSP
- a CDS encoding TerC family protein → MTVSPLIWGVTIAVILGLLAFDYFFHIRKAHIPTLKEAAVWSSIYVGLALVFGVLVLVFGGATAGSEYFAGYITEKALSVDNLFVFLIIMASFRVPREDQQKVLLFGIVFALIARTGFIFLGAALINSFSWIFYLFGLILLITAGNLLKPENSEKDEANNFIIRIAKRVLPTTDHYDGDKLVTVENGKKVLTPMLLVMVAIGGTDILFALDSIPAIFGLTQSTFIVFTATAFSLMGLRQLYFLIDGLLDRLIYLSYGLAAILAFIGVKLVLHALHENTLWFINNGEHVEVIEIGTGLSLGVIIGVLTVTIIASLVSPAGKAQTAVNNARRHANAYLDLTYTTDEGERERIYTALCEEERQIAGMDLKYRNKVKDIEEIRAEVARAHEAHAKYISK
- a CDS encoding aldehyde dehydrogenase family protein, which codes for MTVYAQPGTEGSKLSFKPRYENWIGGEWVPPVKGGYFENVSPVTGKVFCEVARGTSEDIDLALDAAHKAAPSWGKTSVAERAQILNRIADRIEENLELLAVAETWDNGKPVRETLAADMPLAVDHFRYFAGAVRAQEGTLSQIDDNTTAYHFHEPLGVVGQIIPWNFPILMAVWKLAPALAAGNAIVLKPAEQTPASIMVLMELLADILPAGVLNVVNGFGVEAGKPLASSKRIRKIAFTGETTTGRLIMQYASQNLIPVTLELGGKSPNIFFADVAQEDDAFYDKALEGFNMFALNQGEVCTCPSRALVQDSIYDSFMSDALARTAQMIQGNPLDTNTMVGAQASNDQLEKILSYMDIAHQEGAKVLTGGERLMLDGDLAGGFYVKPTVFEGTNNMRIFQEEIFGPVVSVTRFSDYGEALAIANDTLYGLGAGVWSRNGNTAYRAGRDIQAGRVWVNNYHAYPAHAAFGGYKSSGIGRENHAMMLDHYQQTKNLLVSYAENKQGFF
- the adhP gene encoding alcohol dehydrogenase AdhP translates to MANMQAAVVNELGQELSVEEVAVPDPGPGQVLVKLVTTGVCHTDLHAAQGDWPVKPTPPFIPGHEGVGEVVAVGDGVTDVALGDMVGNAWLWSACGVCEYCRTGWETLCEQQQNGGYTVNGSFGQYMLVDAKFAARIPKGADPVEIAPVLCAGVTVYKGLKVSEARPGQWVVISGVGGLGHIAVQYAKAMGLRVAAVDIADDKLELATSFGAEVVVNARTEDPVEAIQSKIGGAHAVLVTAVHPSAFGQAIGMARRGGTIVFNGLPPGDFPAPIFDIVLKGLTIRGSIVGTRQDLAEAIDFYDRGLIHPKVSTRNLEEINAVMEELEQGKVDGRVVVQY
- a CDS encoding ABC transporter substrate-binding protein, with translation MSLTSRPTRRFTPALAALAASSLLMVTACTGSEAEAGTDAGDYGTLDMNLSWIKNAEFAGEYFADANGYYAEEGFSELNLIAGGPGGTSTETMLLSGGALVGTSSPMGVAPVIMEEDAPLKIIGTTYQKNPFVIISLDGNPITAPEDLLGQRIGVQAGVNETLFDALLEVNGIDAGTVEKVPVQYDPQPLVNGDVDGFFGYLTNEVLTLELAGHATAVLPFADNGLPFVAESFVTTDESIADRREELKDFLRATLRGWKDAVADAEESARLAVEVYGADLNLDMAKEKMQAEEQNTKLVVTEETETNGLFTISDSLIEENLSILKLAGYDLAAEDVFDMSLLAEVYEENPELK
- a CDS encoding YtxH domain-containing protein, yielding MVKKFVFLAGAGVGYLLGSKAGREKLMELWKDPKVQETVSHGTEWAKEKAPGLQEKVSEVTSTAKDKVSHSSDSGKPASSAGSSASKPAEASGTGSASNGSFTTGGNHTMAPAEVQPEPKKP
- a CDS encoding DUF779 domain-containing protein, which gives rise to MAANQEAGSNRAAIVSAEALEAAVTLPGENFSRVALTPAAQELLLQLREQHGPLMFHQSGGCCDGSSPMCYPAGDFITSEADVLLGTFEVAPGEQLDFWMSLEQFEYWKHTHLTVDVVPGRGSGFSVEAPEGKRFLIRSRLMGS
- a CDS encoding DUF4193 domain-containing protein, whose product is MATDYDAPRKTEDDGASTASLEELQAQRSVTPSATAVDVDETEAAESFELPGADLSGEELLVRVVPAQDDEFTCASCFLVRHRSQVALEKNGMKYCSDCEG